One genomic region from Nocardia vinacea encodes:
- a CDS encoding SdpI family protein: MFVVALTLFVLAMVAIATGVLGLTGRLPRNRFVGVHTEAALHDEETFRIANRVAAPTSVAAGALLFAGSLVALAAGGFPALIVAVVTATVALFTLGAGANAAARAVEELVPAQQIGGCGSSCGACSLRDTCAPTN, translated from the coding sequence GTGTTCGTCGTCGCTCTCACCCTGTTCGTGCTGGCCATGGTCGCCATCGCAACCGGTGTGCTCGGACTGACCGGCCGGCTGCCACGCAACCGCTTCGTCGGGGTGCACACCGAGGCGGCACTGCACGACGAGGAAACCTTCCGCATCGCCAACCGCGTCGCCGCCCCCACCTCGGTGGCCGCAGGCGCACTGCTTTTCGCGGGCAGCCTCGTCGCCCTCGCCGCAGGTGGTTTTCCGGCGCTGATCGTTGCGGTGGTCACAGCGACGGTCGCGCTGTTCACCCTCGGCGCGGGCGCGAATGCCGCAGCTCGTGCGGTCGAGGAGTTGGTTCCCGCCCAACAGATCGGTGGCTGCGGTTCCTCCTGCGGTGCGTGCTCGTTGCGCGATACCTGCGCCCCGACGAACTGA
- a CDS encoding type II toxin-antitoxin system death-on-curing family toxin has product MIRYLTVHELLLIARAVNRGTDAIRDCGLLAYAAARPSTRVFGVDPYPELFEKAAALLHSLARRRALIDGNKRTAFLAAALMLERNGVILAALPDEQEPIMVAVAVGDMDVPEIAEHLRKWSE; this is encoded by the coding sequence GTGATCCGATACCTGACGGTCCACGAACTTCTTTTGATCGCGCGGGCCGTGAACCGCGGGACCGACGCGATCCGGGATTGCGGGTTACTCGCCTACGCCGCAGCGCGTCCGTCCACCAGGGTGTTCGGCGTCGATCCGTATCCGGAATTGTTCGAAAAGGCCGCCGCATTGCTGCATTCGCTTGCTCGCAGGCGTGCCCTGATCGACGGCAACAAACGCACCGCGTTCCTCGCCGCGGCGCTCATGCTCGAACGTAACGGCGTGATACTGGCCGCGCTTCCGGACGAACAGGAGCCGATCATGGTCGCCGTCGCAGTCGGGGACATGGACGTGCCGGAGATCGCCGAGCACCTCCGGAAATGGAGCGAATAG
- a CDS encoding CopG family transcriptional regulator, translating to MTLRLDDDDDRMLTMEAARTGRSKQEISKEAIQLHLTANEEVFEAMLVRSMQRHAELLERLA from the coding sequence ATGACTTTGCGACTCGATGATGACGACGACCGCATGCTGACCATGGAAGCCGCGCGCACCGGCCGCTCCAAGCAAGAGATCTCGAAGGAAGCGATCCAGCTGCATCTCACCGCGAACGAGGAGGTGTTCGAGGCGATGCTGGTGCGCAGCATGCAACGGCACGCCGAATTGCTCGAACGGCTCGCGTGA
- a CDS encoding cupin domain-containing protein, which translates to MIEPGGTSGWHYHDGTLFVLVARGTLDHPGGDCAPVTYRRGRTFREPSGPNYPHVARNLGTTPVTLFVLYLNPVGSPLSHHVDPPACADR; encoded by the coding sequence GTGATCGAACCTGGGGGGACAAGCGGCTGGCACTACCACGACGGCACGCTGTTCGTGCTGGTCGCCCGCGGCACCCTCGACCACCCCGGTGGCGACTGTGCCCCGGTCACCTACCGGCGCGGCCGAACCTTCCGGGAACCCAGCGGCCCGAACTATCCACATGTGGCACGCAATCTCGGGACGACCCCGGTGACCCTGTTCGTGCTGTACCTGAACCCGGTCGGCAGCCCGCTGTCACATCACGTCGACCCGCCTGCGTGCGCCGACCGATAG
- a CDS encoding aminotransferase class I/II-fold pyridoxal phosphate-dependent enzyme → MSMRVADESRPSQQHRSQRTQARFDLSLSENPFPPLPSVLIAVNSVLAQANRYPEFLPRRLPRLIAGHVGVHSDQVVVGSGATGVAMQIIQALTKPGDGIVYGAPTFDGYPIMAEMADLEVVPVPLDAAGNQDLWAMTKAIDKQTGLVVVCRPHNPTGTVISAGELKSFLCSVPCRVPVILDEAYAEFLGPADRVDTLELLNRHPNLLVLRTFSKAYGLAGLRIGYTFGRSELISRVHRLQLPFGVGSAAVAAVAASYAAEPELAARILRITTARETLRSALLHRHIAVPRSYANFLYLPGPGIATALRRAGIAAKVYPDGSARVAVGDTEADHAVLKALESLR, encoded by the coding sequence ATGAGCATGCGGGTGGCCGATGAATCTCGGCCCTCGCAACAGCACCGAAGTCAGCGGACGCAGGCTCGGTTCGATCTCAGCCTGAGCGAAAATCCGTTCCCCCCACTGCCTTCGGTACTTATCGCGGTGAACAGCGTACTGGCGCAAGCCAATCGCTATCCGGAGTTCCTTCCGCGTCGGCTGCCGAGGTTGATCGCGGGGCACGTCGGGGTGCATTCGGATCAGGTCGTCGTCGGTTCCGGCGCGACCGGGGTGGCCATGCAAATCATCCAGGCATTGACCAAGCCGGGTGACGGAATCGTATACGGTGCACCAACTTTCGATGGTTATCCGATCATGGCGGAGATGGCCGATCTCGAGGTCGTTCCGGTGCCCCTGGATGCCGCGGGCAATCAGGATCTCTGGGCGATGACGAAGGCCATCGACAAGCAGACCGGTTTGGTGGTGGTCTGCCGTCCGCACAATCCGACCGGCACCGTGATCTCGGCCGGTGAGCTGAAGTCGTTCTTGTGCTCGGTGCCGTGCCGGGTGCCGGTCATCCTGGACGAGGCGTATGCCGAATTCCTCGGTCCCGCCGATCGGGTCGACACTCTGGAGCTGCTCAATCGACATCCGAATCTGCTGGTCCTGCGCACCTTTTCGAAGGCCTACGGACTGGCCGGTCTGCGCATCGGCTACACCTTCGGCCGCAGCGAGTTGATCAGCCGCGTACACAGGCTGCAGCTGCCGTTCGGGGTGGGTTCAGCGGCGGTGGCCGCGGTCGCCGCGTCGTACGCCGCCGAACCCGAATTGGCCGCGCGCATCCTGCGCATCACCACCGCCCGCGAGACCCTGCGCAGTGCGCTGCTGCACCGACACATCGCCGTGCCGCGCAGCTACGCCAACTTCCTCTACCTCCCGGGCCCGGGCATAGCAACGGCGCTACGCCGGGCCGGCATCGCGGCCAAGGTGTATCCCGACGGCAGCGCGCGCGTCGCAGTCGGGGACACCGAGGCAGACCACGCGGTGCTGAAGGCGCTGGAATCACTGCGCTAA
- a CDS encoding 3-oxoacyl-ACP synthase III family protein gives MNSNSEAPANPGAPGLPTVSLVDVASYLPGEPVGTEYFTQYSRSDRMAKNVMFRSPKARHHVARDETAVDMVERAVAPLIERHGAQAISDIDVLITHTQLPDNPVMGCGPETARRLGMKPRFVYDVHNGGCAAFVHMMAMARMILQTTDARTALIAASQNCAGPVFTQTEIRKLAQAPVPGDACGVGLLVKDDSAPILDIECRTYPEFAGDMEFSTNGERKYWEPGEGQGCVSFTESKITKVFARGNRLVPEVALAVCDRIGVKGRDIDTFVTNQPNRLFLRNWHDALELPPERHPDTFEQCGNLFAAGIPVTLDTENRAGRLRNGSVVLLSAFAHAGDFAGAAAVRWGAAR, from the coding sequence ATGAACTCGAACTCCGAAGCCCCCGCCAACCCGGGCGCCCCAGGACTGCCGACGGTCAGCCTTGTCGACGTGGCGAGCTATCTGCCGGGTGAGCCGGTCGGCACCGAATACTTCACGCAGTACAGCCGATCCGATCGGATGGCCAAGAACGTCATGTTCCGCTCGCCCAAGGCGCGCCACCATGTGGCCAGGGACGAGACCGCGGTGGATATGGTCGAGCGCGCCGTCGCACCGCTGATCGAACGCCATGGTGCACAGGCGATCTCGGATATCGATGTGCTGATCACGCATACCCAGCTGCCGGACAATCCGGTGATGGGCTGTGGACCCGAGACAGCCCGCCGCCTCGGGATGAAGCCCCGCTTCGTCTACGACGTGCACAACGGCGGCTGCGCGGCCTTCGTGCACATGATGGCGATGGCCAGGATGATCCTGCAGACCACCGACGCCCGCACCGCGCTCATCGCGGCCAGCCAGAACTGCGCGGGCCCGGTGTTCACCCAGACCGAAATCCGCAAACTCGCCCAGGCACCGGTGCCCGGCGACGCCTGCGGTGTCGGACTGCTGGTCAAGGACGATTCCGCGCCGATCCTGGATATCGAATGCCGCACCTATCCCGAATTCGCCGGGGATATGGAGTTCTCGACGAATGGCGAGCGCAAATACTGGGAGCCTGGCGAGGGGCAGGGCTGCGTCAGTTTCACCGAATCGAAGATCACCAAGGTGTTCGCACGCGGCAATCGGCTGGTGCCGGAGGTGGCATTGGCGGTGTGCGATCGGATCGGGGTGAAGGGCCGCGATATCGACACGTTCGTCACCAATCAGCCGAACCGACTGTTCCTGCGCAACTGGCACGATGCGCTGGAACTGCCGCCGGAGCGGCATCCGGACACCTTCGAGCAGTGCGGAAATCTGTTCGCCGCAGGCATTCCGGTCACCCTCGATACCGAGAATCGGGCCGGTCGGCTGCGCAACGGCTCGGTGGTGCTGTTGTCGGCATTCGCGCACGCCGGTGATTTCGCCGGTGCCGCGGCGGTACGCTGGGGTGCGGCCAGATGA
- a CDS encoding SRPBCC family protein, producing the protein MTTSALPALSDIPEDVIPGVLRIENSDKDATTPIIMDMLRSVYPHDQIFGEYCPVQAYIAAPPDEVWEYLADTRSLEEWTYSLRGFVETEEPGLWLAWDRLGPGTKIFTRTVAHREGMTVDYHCAWDQSQHLWMIYLLRVIDAQVVFNKPGSVVLWVNCRHPFYDENPYPETAPEKRPVWVGDFWEMFSAGHQLEMDNLKAICEYRAANGLPIKPDWMK; encoded by the coding sequence GTGACAACAAGCGCCCTCCCCGCCCTCAGCGACATTCCGGAAGACGTAATCCCCGGCGTGCTGCGGATCGAGAACTCAGATAAGGACGCAACCACTCCGATCATCATGGACATGCTGCGGTCGGTGTATCCGCACGACCAGATCTTCGGCGAATACTGTCCGGTGCAGGCGTATATCGCCGCGCCGCCGGATGAGGTGTGGGAATACCTGGCCGATACCCGCAGCCTGGAGGAGTGGACCTATAGCCTGCGCGGCTTCGTCGAGACCGAGGAACCGGGTCTGTGGCTGGCCTGGGACCGGCTCGGCCCGGGGACCAAGATCTTCACCCGCACTGTCGCGCACCGCGAGGGCATGACCGTCGACTACCACTGCGCCTGGGATCAGAGCCAGCACCTGTGGATGATCTACCTGCTGCGGGTGATCGATGCCCAGGTGGTGTTCAACAAGCCGGGTTCGGTGGTGCTGTGGGTCAACTGCCGTCACCCGTTCTATGACGAGAATCCCTATCCCGAAACGGCTCCCGAGAAGCGGCCGGTATGGGTGGGCGACTTCTGGGAGATGTTCTCCGCCGGGCACCAGCTCGAGATGGACAACCTCAAGGCGATCTGCGAATACCGAGCGGCAAACGGTCTTCCGATCAAGCCCGACTGGATGAAGTGA
- a CDS encoding thiamine pyrophosphate-binding protein, producing the protein MPSRVVDYLVRAVSTLGVRHIFGVDGANIEDLYDALFDAPYDVAGIVAKHEFSAATMADGYARSTGRLGVVAATSGGGAMNLVAGLAESFASRVPVLALVGQPPTALEGNGAFQDSSGLAGTIDAARMFGEITQYCARVETAADLPDKLSRAVDAARRGGPAVLLLPKDVQQSDIGDTPPFRPTPPTHRRDESGLARVRGALTAARKVGKIVIIAGDQIARDDARTELARLARALDASVGVAPDAKDTYDNADPAFCGVAGSMGHPELSAALRSATLCLIIGTPMPITARTGLDELLADRTVAHIGVAAPYLSAIHATSTDLARDLAELTDEFTDGIEESHPYPPHALTPLRVPESTGPGLRYRELVETIEALLPEGTDVFADAGNTGAAVVHHLRVPRGGRFVVALGMGGMGYAFGAAIGSAFARHRGPSGTRHTVVVAGDGAFYMHGMELHTAIEHQLPIIFIVLNNNAHAMCVTREQLYYQDRYSFNRFRPTHLGAGIDAMFPELSAYSVRTTADLAIALGRCVESEGPAFISIDVDPDEVPPFIPFLATLEKKP; encoded by the coding sequence ATGCCGAGCAGGGTCGTAGATTATCTGGTTCGAGCGGTTTCAACCCTGGGGGTGCGGCACATCTTCGGTGTCGACGGCGCGAATATCGAGGATCTATACGACGCGCTATTCGATGCGCCCTACGACGTCGCGGGAATCGTTGCCAAGCACGAGTTTTCGGCGGCGACCATGGCCGACGGCTATGCCCGCTCGACCGGCCGACTCGGCGTCGTCGCCGCCACCTCCGGCGGCGGCGCGATGAATCTCGTTGCCGGACTTGCCGAATCGTTCGCGTCCCGGGTGCCGGTGTTGGCATTGGTCGGGCAGCCGCCGACCGCTCTGGAGGGCAACGGCGCATTCCAGGACTCCAGCGGGCTCGCCGGCACCATCGACGCGGCCCGGATGTTCGGCGAGATCACCCAGTACTGCGCACGAGTGGAGACCGCCGCCGACCTGCCCGACAAGTTGTCCAGGGCAGTCGACGCCGCCCGGCGTGGCGGCCCCGCGGTCCTACTGCTGCCCAAGGATGTACAGCAGAGCGATATCGGCGATACCCCGCCGTTCCGGCCGACACCGCCGACGCATCGGCGCGATGAAAGCGGCCTGGCTCGGGTGCGCGGCGCGCTGACCGCGGCACGCAAGGTCGGCAAGATCGTGATCATCGCGGGCGACCAAATCGCGCGCGACGACGCCCGCACCGAACTCGCTCGCCTGGCACGCGCATTGGATGCGTCGGTGGGGGTCGCCCCGGATGCGAAGGACACCTACGACAATGCCGACCCGGCGTTCTGCGGTGTCGCCGGGAGTATGGGACATCCGGAGTTGTCGGCGGCACTGCGCTCGGCGACCCTGTGCCTGATCATCGGCACACCGATGCCGATTACCGCGCGCACCGGGTTGGACGAGCTGTTGGCCGACCGCACCGTCGCGCATATCGGTGTCGCTGCGCCGTATCTGTCCGCGATCCACGCCACCAGCACGGATCTCGCGCGGGATCTGGCCGAACTCACGGATGAATTCACCGACGGCATCGAAGAGAGTCATCCGTATCCTCCGCATGCTCTGACACCCTTGCGGGTGCCCGAGTCGACCGGTCCCGGTCTGCGCTACCGCGAATTGGTCGAGACGATCGAGGCATTATTGCCCGAGGGCACAGACGTTTTCGCGGATGCGGGCAATACCGGGGCCGCGGTGGTGCACCATTTGAGGGTGCCGCGCGGCGGCCGATTCGTGGTCGCGCTCGGAATGGGCGGGATGGGCTATGCGTTCGGCGCCGCAATAGGTTCCGCATTCGCACGCCATCGTGGGCCGTCCGGAACGAGACACACCGTCGTCGTCGCAGGTGACGGCGCGTTCTACATGCACGGCATGGAATTGCACACCGCGATCGAACATCAGCTGCCGATCATCTTCATCGTGCTCAACAACAACGCGCACGCCATGTGTGTCACTCGCGAACAGCTCTATTACCAAGATCGCTACAGCTTCAACCGATTTCGGCCCACGCACCTGGGAGCGGGCATCGATGCCATGTTCCCTGAACTGTCTGCCTACTCCGTCCGTACTACCGCAGACCTGGCCATCGCACTGGGGCGATGCGTCGAATCCGAAGGGCCAGCGTTCATCTCGATCGACGTCGACCCCGACGAAGTTCCACCCTTCATCCCGTTTCTCGCGACATTGGAGAAGAAGCCGTGA
- a CDS encoding EXLDI protein, with the protein MPNKTIYVADDDLPLFQRAQELVGGNLSGAVTTALRRFIELEEGRLEGYDEVVLRVGHNGVRQVRFSGALLGEHRDVNEERMEHVRVYRSRKGKFVMHAQYSNWDEYPQSVNWVKDLTNWRRMLGVGDQDWGDFIFEIVDSLGELKGKLPDKLYERVAQIADRPPVEELDI; encoded by the coding sequence ATGCCCAACAAAACGATCTACGTTGCCGACGACGACCTGCCACTGTTCCAGCGCGCGCAGGAGCTGGTCGGCGGCAACCTTTCGGGGGCGGTGACCACCGCGCTGCGACGGTTCATCGAGCTGGAAGAGGGCAGGCTGGAGGGCTACGACGAAGTAGTGCTGCGGGTCGGCCACAACGGCGTGCGTCAGGTCCGCTTCTCCGGCGCCCTGCTCGGCGAGCACCGCGACGTGAACGAAGAGCGCATGGAACACGTCCGGGTGTATCGCAGCCGGAAGGGCAAGTTCGTCATGCATGCCCAGTATTCGAACTGGGACGAATACCCGCAGAGCGTCAACTGGGTCAAAGATCTGACGAACTGGCGTCGCATGCTCGGCGTCGGTGATCAGGACTGGGGTGACTTCATTTTCGAGATCGTCGATTCGCTCGGCGAATTGAAGGGAAAACTTCCGGACAAGCTCTACGAGCGAGTGGCCCAGATCGCCGACCGTCCGCCGGTCGAGGAACTCGACATCTAG
- a CDS encoding ATP-binding cassette domain-containing protein: MSNGHRAPAISALGLRKSFGEQVVLDGIDITVQEGTIFSLLGPNGAGKTTTVQILTTLLRPDAGEIRVDGHDLVTESDAVRTAIGVTGQFSAVDELLTGRENLVLMGDLHHLPRRESKRLAADLLERFDLVEAGDKTAATYSGGMVRRLDLAMTLVGDPRIIFLDEPTTGLDPRSRRTIWEMIRTLVDDYSVTVFLTTQYLEEADQLADRIAVLDHGRIVAEGTAAELKRRIPGGHIRLEFADQLGLAAAATALGPEARVVDDAAEEEFTLAVPSDGGVKSLRAVLDRLDYEQIEVAGLSVHTPTLDDVFLTLTGHPTAEKETVR; the protein is encoded by the coding sequence ATGTCCAACGGTCATCGCGCCCCCGCCATTTCGGCGCTGGGCCTGCGTAAATCGTTTGGTGAGCAGGTGGTGCTCGACGGCATCGACATCACGGTCCAGGAGGGCACGATCTTCTCCCTCCTCGGCCCGAACGGTGCGGGCAAGACCACCACCGTGCAGATCCTCACCACGCTGCTGCGCCCCGATGCGGGTGAGATCCGCGTCGACGGCCACGATCTGGTCACCGAATCCGATGCCGTGCGCACCGCGATCGGTGTCACCGGCCAGTTCTCCGCGGTCGACGAATTGCTGACCGGTCGCGAAAACCTGGTCCTGATGGGCGATCTGCACCATCTGCCGCGCCGCGAGAGCAAGCGTTTGGCCGCGGACCTCCTGGAGCGCTTCGATCTGGTCGAGGCCGGAGACAAGACCGCGGCCACCTACTCCGGCGGTATGGTGCGGCGCCTGGATCTGGCCATGACGCTGGTCGGTGATCCGCGCATCATTTTTCTAGATGAGCCCACCACCGGCCTGGATCCGCGCAGTAGGCGAACCATTTGGGAAATGATCCGCACACTGGTCGACGACTACAGCGTCACCGTCTTCCTCACCACCCAGTACCTGGAGGAGGCCGATCAACTGGCCGACCGGATCGCGGTACTCGACCACGGCCGGATCGTCGCCGAGGGCACGGCCGCCGAATTGAAGCGGCGGATCCCTGGCGGACATATCCGCCTGGAATTCGCAGATCAGCTCGGACTCGCTGCCGCGGCAACGGCATTAGGACCGGAGGCGCGCGTCGTCGATGACGCGGCCGAGGAGGAATTCACCCTCGCGGTCCCCAGCGACGGCGGTGTCAAGTCGCTGCGCGCGGTGCTCGACCGGCTCGATTACGAGCAGATCGAGGTCGCCGGACTCTCGGTGCACACCCCCACCCTCGACGACGTATTCCTCACCCTCACCGGACATCCCACCGCCGAAAAGGAGACCGTGCGATGA
- a CDS encoding ABC transporter permease translates to MSMMTYALADSKTMLRRNLLHAKRYPSLTVSIIIMPIILLLTFNFVFGGALEKSSGGNYIDYLTPGMLLMIPAYMTAGVAVSVCTDTTKGIVNRFRTMAISQSSFLAGHVVGALIVALLGIAAMVGVAVLVGFRPSANVVEWIGAFGLLAMLVFALTWLAVGMGLVASSPESASNMPFPLIMLPFLGSGLVGTDTMPVVMRQFAEYQPFTPLTETIRGLLMGTEIGNNGIISIAWCVGLGLVGYFWSTSVFRKQAQR, encoded by the coding sequence ATGAGCATGATGACCTACGCGCTCGCCGACTCGAAGACGATGTTGCGGCGCAACCTGCTTCATGCGAAGCGGTACCCGAGCTTGACCGTCAGCATCATCATCATGCCGATCATCCTGCTGCTCACCTTCAACTTCGTTTTCGGTGGCGCACTGGAGAAGTCCTCCGGGGGCAACTACATCGACTACCTGACTCCGGGCATGCTGTTGATGATCCCGGCCTATATGACCGCGGGCGTGGCGGTCTCGGTCTGCACCGATACCACCAAGGGCATTGTGAATCGCTTTCGCACGATGGCGATTTCGCAGTCCTCGTTCCTGGCCGGACATGTAGTCGGCGCTTTGATCGTGGCCCTGCTCGGCATCGCCGCCATGGTCGGTGTCGCGGTGCTCGTCGGTTTCCGGCCGTCGGCGAATGTCGTCGAGTGGATCGGCGCGTTCGGACTGCTCGCCATGCTCGTCTTCGCACTCACCTGGCTCGCGGTCGGTATGGGTTTGGTCGCGTCGAGTCCGGAGAGCGCGAGCAATATGCCCTTCCCGCTCATCATGCTGCCGTTTCTCGGCAGCGGCCTGGTCGGCACCGACACCATGCCGGTCGTGATGCGTCAGTTCGCCGAGTACCAGCCGTTCACCCCGCTCACCGAAACCATCCGCGGCCTGCTCATGGGTACGGAGATCGGCAATAACGGCATCATCTCCATCGCCTGGTGTGTCGGCCTGGGGCTGGTCGGATACTTCTGGTCGACCTCGGTCTTCCGCAAGCAGGCCCAGCGCTGA
- a CDS encoding zf-HC2 domain-containing protein, producing the protein MTDIADDYSTWDAPYILGSLSRAERREYEEHLAGCPVCRAAVADLAGLPGLLSMVDPDTAFAMIEPPEKTAAEADPPARLLPRLADAAERRRRRSRWATVGAAVASAAAAVAIAVPVVTAVTAADKPSAEQVVAERSMEPITPNPVTASFKVVQADGKTRIVMTCSYGPSDQKYDWDLDLYVIGTDGSQAKLDRWPAGPGTELTIDRTIDKAPGQIQAVQIRKAATGETLLSGTV; encoded by the coding sequence ATGACGGACATCGCCGACGACTACTCGACGTGGGATGCACCGTACATTCTCGGCTCCCTGTCTCGCGCCGAACGGCGGGAGTACGAAGAGCATCTGGCGGGCTGCCCGGTTTGCCGGGCGGCGGTAGCCGATCTCGCCGGACTCCCTGGTCTGCTCTCCATGGTCGATCCCGACACCGCGTTCGCCATGATCGAGCCGCCGGAAAAGACTGCGGCCGAGGCGGATCCCCCCGCACGGCTGCTGCCCCGGCTCGCCGATGCGGCCGAGAGGCGTAGGCGGCGCAGTCGGTGGGCGACCGTCGGCGCCGCAGTCGCGTCGGCTGCCGCGGCGGTGGCCATCGCGGTTCCGGTTGTCACCGCGGTCACTGCGGCGGATAAGCCGAGCGCCGAACAGGTTGTGGCCGAACGCAGTATGGAACCGATCACACCGAATCCGGTGACGGCCAGCTTCAAGGTCGTGCAGGCCGATGGAAAGACTCGGATCGTGATGACCTGCAGCTATGGACCGAGCGACCAGAAATATGACTGGGATCTCGACCTGTATGTCATCGGCACCGACGGCAGCCAGGCCAAACTCGACCGGTGGCCCGCCGGACCCGGCACCGAGCTGACGATCGACCGGACCATCGACAAGGCGCCGGGTCAGATCCAGGCGGTGCAGATCCGGAAGGCGGCGACCGGCGAGACGCTGCTGTCCGGCACGGTCTGA
- a CDS encoding sigma-70 family RNA polymerase sigma factor: protein MPEEQAELMRVLYQEHASALWRYTLGLVRDPGRAEDIVQETLLRAWQRPNVLDQSTTSARAWLFTVARNLAVDEHRSARNRREFRTDNPPEQAAPDQADRALDGWLIADALSRLSGDHREVIVRAYYRGLSTHQIAEELDIPAGTVKSRMHYGMRALRLALQEMGVTNQ, encoded by the coding sequence ATGCCCGAAGAACAAGCCGAGCTCATGCGGGTTCTGTATCAGGAACATGCTTCGGCGCTATGGCGGTACACGCTCGGTTTGGTTCGCGATCCAGGTCGGGCCGAGGACATCGTGCAAGAGACGTTATTGCGGGCGTGGCAGCGCCCGAACGTGCTCGATCAATCGACGACATCGGCGCGAGCGTGGTTGTTCACGGTCGCGCGCAATCTCGCCGTGGATGAGCACCGCAGCGCCCGCAATCGGCGCGAATTCCGCACCGACAACCCGCCGGAGCAGGCCGCTCCGGATCAGGCCGACCGGGCACTGGACGGCTGGCTGATCGCGGACGCATTGAGCAGGCTCAGCGGCGATCATCGCGAGGTGATCGTGCGGGCCTACTATCGAGGCCTTTCCACCCACCAGATCGCCGAGGAACTCGATATCCCGGCGGGCACGGTGAAATCTCGCATGCACTACGGCATGCGCGCGCTACGGCTGGCACTACAGGAGATGGGGGTGACGAATCAATGA
- a CDS encoding YqgE/AlgH family protein, protein MARGDDPDDRKTRGGHGDRKRRDFRQGEQVVRAGTLLVSATELVEPTFRRTVVYIIEHNEAGSLGVVLNRPSDTAVHDVLPRWSEAAAAPRTLFIGGPVKRDAALCLGTIRVGASVAGVRGLRRIDGRVVLVDLDADPDQITPLIEGLRIFAGYAGWTFGQLEGELQNNDWIVLSALPSDPISTGRPDLWAHVLRRQPLPLSLLATHPIELERN, encoded by the coding sequence GTGGCACGCGGAGATGACCCGGACGATCGGAAAACTCGCGGCGGACACGGTGACCGCAAGCGACGCGATTTCCGGCAGGGCGAGCAGGTGGTTCGCGCAGGCACCCTGCTGGTGTCGGCGACCGAACTGGTCGAGCCGACCTTCCGGCGCACCGTCGTGTACATCATCGAACACAACGAGGCGGGCAGCCTCGGGGTCGTACTCAACCGACCGAGCGATACCGCGGTGCACGACGTGCTGCCGCGCTGGTCCGAGGCGGCCGCCGCGCCGCGCACGCTCTTCATCGGCGGCCCGGTCAAACGGGACGCGGCGCTGTGTCTGGGCACCATCCGGGTCGGCGCGTCGGTCGCGGGCGTCCGTGGACTGCGCCGCATCGATGGCCGCGTGGTGCTCGTCGACCTCGACGCCGACCCGGATCAGATCACCCCGCTGATCGAGGGTCTGCGGATCTTCGCGGGCTATGCGGGCTGGACCTTCGGTCAACTCGAGGGCGAACTGCAGAACAACGACTGGATCGTCCTTTCGGCGCTGCCCTCGGATCCGATCAGCACCGGCCGCCCCGACCTGTGGGCCCACGTGCTGCGCCGCCAGCCACTGCCCCTGTCTCTGCTCGCGACACATCCGATCGAACTAGAACGTAATTGA